Proteins co-encoded in one Arthrobacter sp. ERGS1:01 genomic window:
- a CDS encoding ABC transporter ATP-binding protein, producing MRTATLSARSLTKRYGAGKALDNVSVDIAAGESVAVMGASGSGKTTLLHTLAGITSPDSGQVSYNGIDVTALNETGRSKLRREQFGFVFQAGLLIPELTALENVALALMLNGLSRRDAEAESALWLARLGLAGMENRRMGELSGGQAQRVAIARAQVTGAGVVFADEPTGALDSHTSADVMTALLQATSGRGRTLVVVTHDPTVAARCARTLFMHDGVLSPAPPARPAEVAGTGGGNLTAPAAGNPDAGTTFMAGPRGAQ from the coding sequence ATGAGAACAGCTACTTTGAGCGCACGCTCCCTCACCAAGCGCTACGGCGCCGGCAAGGCCCTGGACAATGTCTCGGTGGACATTGCCGCCGGCGAGTCGGTGGCCGTCATGGGTGCTTCCGGTTCCGGCAAGACGACCCTCCTGCACACCCTGGCCGGCATCACCTCCCCCGATTCCGGGCAGGTCAGCTACAACGGCATCGACGTCACGGCCCTGAATGAGACCGGCCGGTCCAAACTGCGCCGGGAACAATTTGGCTTCGTCTTCCAGGCCGGGCTGCTCATCCCGGAGCTGACGGCGCTTGAAAACGTGGCCCTGGCCCTGATGCTCAACGGTCTCTCCCGCCGCGACGCCGAGGCGGAGTCGGCGCTCTGGCTGGCCCGGCTGGGCCTGGCCGGCATGGAAAACAGGCGCATGGGGGAACTCTCCGGCGGCCAGGCACAGCGCGTCGCGATCGCCCGCGCCCAGGTGACGGGCGCCGGCGTCGTCTTTGCCGACGAACCCACCGGCGCCCTTGACTCGCACACCTCCGCCGACGTCATGACGGCCCTCCTGCAGGCCACCTCCGGCCGCGGCCGCACCCTGGTGGTGGTCACGCACGATCCCACGGTCGCCGCCCGCTGTGCCCGCACCCTTTTCATGCACGACGGCGTCCTGTCCCCCGCGCCGCCGGCCCGCCCGGCCGAGGTGGCAGGTACCGGCGGCGGAAACCTCACGGCTCCCGCTGCTGGCAATCCCGACGCCGGCACCACGTTCATGGCCGGGCCGCGGGGTGCCCAATGA
- a CDS encoding electron transfer flavoprotein subunit alpha/FixB family protein, giving the protein MSAIVVFIDQTDAPGTLHPVTHQLLTLARGAGEPVAVVAGAVSAEVAAELGAYGVSRVLHSEQAELGQFLVAPKADLVAAAAAAVGASAVLVDNGPQGKEIAARAGVALNAGVITDAVSVTLDAGTLVVHKSVLAGSYTVEARATSAVAVISVKSHSVEAAAAAEAAVPAVEVLDVAFAPASLAARIVTRTPRAASGRPELEDARIVVAGGRGVDGDFGPVEELADVLGAAVGASRAATDAGWISHAAQVGQTGKKVSPQLYISVGISGAIQQKAGMQTSKVIVAVNKDSESPIFEIADFGIVGDLFKVLPQAVEEIKRRRA; this is encoded by the coding sequence ATGAGTGCAATTGTTGTTTTCATTGACCAGACCGACGCACCCGGCACCCTGCACCCCGTGACACACCAGCTGCTGACGCTGGCCCGCGGCGCCGGCGAGCCGGTGGCCGTCGTGGCCGGTGCGGTCAGCGCCGAGGTGGCCGCCGAGCTGGGCGCCTACGGCGTGAGCCGCGTGCTGCATTCCGAGCAGGCCGAACTGGGCCAGTTCCTGGTGGCCCCGAAGGCCGACCTCGTGGCAGCAGCCGCCGCCGCCGTGGGCGCGTCCGCCGTGCTGGTGGACAACGGCCCGCAGGGCAAGGAAATCGCGGCCCGCGCCGGCGTGGCGCTGAACGCCGGCGTCATCACCGACGCCGTCTCCGTGACCCTCGACGCCGGCACCTTGGTGGTGCACAAGTCGGTCCTGGCCGGTTCCTACACGGTGGAGGCGCGGGCAACGTCCGCCGTCGCCGTCATCAGCGTCAAGTCCCACAGCGTTGAGGCCGCTGCTGCCGCGGAGGCTGCCGTGCCCGCCGTCGAGGTTCTGGACGTGGCGTTCGCCCCGGCCAGCTTGGCCGCCCGCATCGTCACCCGCACCCCGCGCGCCGCGTCCGGCCGCCCCGAGCTGGAGGACGCCCGCATCGTGGTGGCCGGCGGCCGCGGTGTGGACGGCGACTTTGGCCCGGTCGAGGAGCTGGCCGACGTGCTCGGTGCCGCGGTCGGTGCCTCACGTGCCGCCACGGATGCCGGCTGGATCTCGCACGCCGCCCAGGTGGGCCAGACCGGCAAGAAGGTGTCCCCGCAGCTGTACATCTCCGTGGGCATCTCCGGCGCCATCCAGCAAAAGGCCGGAATGCAGACGTCGAAGGTGATCGTGGCTGTGAACAAGGACTCCGAATCGCCGATCTTCGAGATCGCCGACTTCGGCATTGTGGGCGACCTGTTCAAGGTGCTGCCGCAGGCCGTCGAGGAGATCAAGCGCCGCAGGGCCTAA
- a CDS encoding electron transfer flavoprotein subunit beta/FixA family protein produces MNIVVLVKYVPDTQFDRHLTGENHRIDRDESILSELDEYALEAALALTDARGGAKGGNTVTALTIGPASAAAAVKKSLQIGATDGLHISDEALAGSDASATSLALAAAIKTLGPVDLVITGMASTDGETSIVPAQLAARLGLAQITFASSLEVDGRTVSAKRDGDDVTEEIQAQLPALVSVTDQANEPRYPNFKGILAAKKKKITTLSLAEIGLSADAVGHAGSLTQVTTAAERPARTAGTIITDSGDAGIALVDFLAAQKLI; encoded by the coding sequence CTGAACATTGTGGTACTGGTCAAATACGTGCCAGACACGCAATTTGACCGCCACCTCACAGGTGAAAACCACCGCATTGACCGCGACGAGAGCATCCTCTCCGAACTTGACGAGTACGCGCTGGAAGCGGCCCTGGCCCTCACGGACGCCCGCGGCGGCGCCAAGGGCGGCAACACGGTCACGGCCCTGACGATCGGCCCGGCCTCCGCCGCAGCCGCCGTCAAGAAATCCCTGCAGATTGGTGCCACGGACGGCCTGCACATCAGCGACGAAGCACTCGCGGGCTCCGACGCCTCGGCCACGTCCCTGGCCCTCGCCGCCGCCATCAAGACCCTTGGCCCCGTGGACCTGGTCATCACCGGGATGGCGTCCACCGACGGTGAAACCTCCATCGTGCCGGCCCAGCTGGCCGCCCGCCTGGGCCTGGCCCAGATCACCTTCGCCTCCTCCCTCGAGGTGGATGGCCGCACCGTGAGCGCAAAGCGCGACGGCGACGACGTCACCGAGGAGATCCAAGCCCAGCTGCCGGCCCTCGTCTCCGTCACCGACCAGGCCAACGAGCCCCGCTACCCCAACTTCAAGGGCATCTTGGCGGCCAAGAAGAAGAAGATCACCACCCTCTCGCTGGCCGAGATCGGGCTGTCCGCGGACGCTGTTGGCCATGCCGGCTCGCTGACGCAGGTCACGACCGCCGCGGAGCGCCCTGCCCGTACGGCCGGAACCATCATCACCGATTCGGGCGACGCCGGCATTGCCCTCGTCGACTTCCTGGCCGCGCAGAAACTGATCTAA